The segment AGTCGGCTCGGGAAAAATTCCAAGCGTTCGAGTTTGCCTATCATGTCATGCGGCCGGATGATCTAAGATACCTGCGCGAGCAGTCCTCTGTCTACAAAAGGGCTGTAATGGCGGTCCAGGAGCTTATATTGCCCGCCGTGCGTAAGAATTGTCCTCATTGCCCTTATGGGACGTGTTGCCGCCTCAGTTCGCCTGAGCTCAGCATCTATATAGCCGGCTCGGTCGGCTGCTTCAATTTGACCGATTATTTGCTGACTCGCTGCGGCTGCGAACTGCCTGAGCCAAATTTTGCTAACAACCGAAGAAACCTGTGCGCTTTCTGGGACAATGACTGCCGTTTGCAGCCGGACTGCCGCAGCCTGCTGTGCCTGCAGTTCTTTTGTGAACCGCTCCGTCGCGATTTGGACATGGATTTGGTCAACAAGCGTGTGGCTGCAGCGCAGTCCGTTGTCAATAATTTCTCAATAGGTCAACTGTTGCAAAAACAGCACCGCTAACGCCGGGGAAAAACTAAAATAAGGAAAGATATTGAAAAATATACAAAAAATACTATAATTGATATGAGAGAAATATGAAAAATACCGCTAAAATGAAAAAACCTGTATACCAAAAACCGAAAGCGGTGTCATTATCCGGGGTTGCCCAGGGGGCGTGCAGAAACGGATCGACTGATGGTGGTAAGTGCGATGTCGGCGCTAGTGCTGGGAATAATTGCAAAACTGGAGAAACTGTATACAGCGGGAAATGTGGTACAGGCGGAACTCATAATTAATTTCCGACCATCAAAAAAAAAATAAAAGCAGTAGCCGAATTAAAAATAGTCGACGGATTCAGATGGGATTTTTATGGCAGGGGGAAAAATTCTTCTCTCCTTATTTCACGTCTTAAACGCGTGTTGGGGATAAACCGGGAAGTGGCAACGGCTCTTGCGGTTCACAAAACCAGGCAGATCACTAAAATATCGATCAATGTTTCACCGGAGGAGATCCGCTGGAAAGATTTGCCTGTTGAACACGATAATGAGATTCCTTGCCTGGTTGGACCTTTTTCCACGTCGGAAAAGATGGCCTTCCAGCTGGAGCGCATTTCTCGGATCGTGGCCAACGCTTCTGAAAAGAAGGGTGGCCTCCTGGTGCACGGGGCGCTGGCCGAACGGAAGGGCGTCGGGGTGATCCTGGCCGGGCCCGGGGGCGTTGGGAAGACTACCGCCAGTATAAAATTGCCACCTCCCTGGTGTGCTCTCAGTGATGACAATGCCCTGATCGTTAAGGCTGCTGATGGAACTTATTGGGCCCACCCCTGGCCGACCTGGAGTCGATACAGGGAGGGAGACATGAGCGGGTCCTGGGATGTCCAAGCCGCCGTAAAGCTTGGGCTGATCTGCATGTTGTCCAAAAACAAAAAAGATCATATTTCCCAACTACCCATTCGCCAGGCCATCAGCGAACTGGTCGATGTCAGCGGC is part of the Candidatus Aminicenantes bacterium genome and harbors:
- the scmC gene encoding SynChlorMet cassette protein ScmC, encoding MATALAVHKTRQITKISINVSPEEIRWKDLPVEHDNEIPCLVGPFSTSEKMAFQLERISRIVANASEKKGGLLVHGALAERKGVGVILAGPGGVGKTTASIKLPPPWCALSDDNALIVKAADGTYWAHPWPTWSRYREGDMSGSWDVQAAVKLGLICMLSKNKKDHISQLPIRQAISELVDVSGQTFAILANGMSMGALRRINKMRFHNAIAVSKKIPVCRLEISLSGNFWDEIEGFLNAPAKMHKMKG